ACCGGCGGCGCCGGCAAATCCTTGGGCAACAGGTTGGTGGCGGCGTTGATTGCGGCCTGCACCTGTTGCTCGGCGACATCCATATTGATGTCGAGGTTAAACCGCAGGGTCAGCACCGACGCGCCGCCGGAGCTGGTGGACGCCATCTGCGTGAGGCCGGGCATTTGCCCGAATTGGCGCTCCAGCGGTGCGGTGACCGCACTGGTCATTACGTCGGGGCTGGCGCCGGGGTACAGGGTCATGACCCGGATGGTCGGGTAGTCCACCTGGGGCAAGGCGGACACCGGCAGCAGGCGGTAGGAAATAATCCCGGCCAACACAATCGCCAGCATGCTCAGCGTGGTGGCGACCGGGCGAAGGATAAACAGCCGCGAGAGGTTCATGAACCGACCTTTTGCGCCTTGCCGGCGGTGGTACCGGTCTCCCCTTTAGCCGCCGGCTTGCCCTGCAGGTGCTCGGTCGGGGTGGTCGGCACTTCGCTGCTGTCGTTGACCACTTCGATTTCGCTGCCGTCCTTGAGGCGGTCGGTGCCTTCCAGCACCACACGGTCGCCGGCCTTGAGGCCCTCTTTGATCACCGTGTTGTCGCCATCGGTATCGCCGACCACCAGGGGCTGGACCTTGACCTTCTTGTCGCCGTCGAGCACGTAGACGAAGGTGCCGGTGTTGCCGAACTGAATCGCGGCCGATGGCGCCAGTACCACGTTATGCAGGGTATCGGCCAGCAGGTGCACATTGACGAACTGGTTGGGGAACAGCGCCTGGTCCTTGTTATCGAAACGCGCCTTGAATTTCAGGGTGCCAGTGGTGACGTCGATCTGGTTATCCAGGCTTTGCAGCACGCCGGTGGCCTGCTGCTTCACGTCGCCACGGTCCCAGGCTTCCACGGGCAATTTATTGCCGGCGTGGTAGCGGGCGAGGACGGTTTCCAGGGTGTTTTCCGGCAGCGTAAAAGCCACGCTGATCGGCTGGGTCTGAGTGATCACGGCCAGGAACGTGGTGTCATTGGCCGCCACCAGGTTGCCCACGTCCACTTGGCGCAAGCCGACGCGGCCGCTGATTGGAGCGCGGATCCTGGTGAATTCGAGGTTGAGCTTGGCGTCGTCCACCGCGCCCTGGTTGGTCTTGACCGTGCCTTGGTATTGCAGCACCAGCGCTTCGGCGGTGTCCAGGGTCTGCTTGGCAATACTGTCCTGAGCGTACAGGCCGCGATAGCGCTCGACGTCGACCTGGGCGTTTTTCAGTTGCGCCTGGTTCTGCATCAGCGTGCCCTGTGCCTGGAGCAAGGCGTTCTGGTAGCTGCGCGGGTCGATCTCGGCCAGCAAGTCTCCGGCCTTGACCATCTGCCCTTCTTCAAAGGCGATTTTCACCAGCTCACCGCCCACCCGGCTGCGTACGTTAATGGTGTTGAGCGCAGTCACCGTGCCCAATGCCTTGTAGTACACCGGGAACTCCCCCAGCACTGCCGGTGCCACGCGCACCGGAATCGGCCCGGTGGAACCGCCGAAGCCCGGGCGCATCATCCCCGACTTGCCGGCATGCCCGGCGGGCTTCTGTGCGGCGCCATCCTTTTGGCTGCCGGGCCAGAATTTCCAGCACAGGGCGGCGATAACCAGCAGCACAAGCAGGCCGAACAGCCAGCGGCGGGACTTACGGGGGGAGGATTGCATGGAGTGATCAACCATTGGGCGCGAGAGCTTCTTCTTTGGGAGGCTGAAAGATAAGCACTGGAGCGCATTAAGAAAAGCGCCTTTACCGGCTATTTACCTTGGGCTTACAACTTTTAACTTCTGACCTTAGTCCGTTGCCTATTTCGCTAAGCATCTGAAGCACAAATAAAAACGGCCTGGACTAGGCCAGGCCGCAATCATGCATCAAGCGTGTTACTGCAAAACGACAGTAACGTACCGAAACAGTTACTTCAAAACAGCCAGGGCTGCTTCATAGTTCGGTTCCTGGCCGATTTCCGGAACCAGTTCGCTGTGCAGCACGTTATCGTTTTCATCCAGCACCACAACGGCACGGGCAGTCAGGGCGCGCAGTGGGCCGTCGGTAATCGAAACGCCGTAGTCCACGGCGAACGCCGGGCTGCGGAAATCCGACAGGCTCAGCACGTTATCCAGGCCTTCGGTGCCGCAGAAGCGCTTCTGGGCAAATGGCAGGTCGGACGAGATGCACAGCACCACCGTGTTGCTCAGCTCGTTGGCCTGGGCGTTGAACTTGCGTACCGAAGTGGCGCAGGTCGGGGGTGTCGACGCTTGGGAAGATGTTCAACACTTTGCGCTTGCCGGCAAAGGTAGCCAGGGTGGCGTCGGACAGATCGCCGGCGGTCAGGGTGAACTCAGGCGCCAGGGTACCGGCTTGCGGCAGATCGCCTTCAACCTGGACAGGGTTACCACGGAGGGTGACTTGAGCCATGAACAGAATCCTTATGCTGGGTTTGATTAAACGAATTCGAGAGGCGGAAGTTAACCACAAAGTGAGGGAGCTACCTACCGCCAGACGCAAATTGTCATGACGCCAGGTTGTGGTTTAATTGCGCGCTTTGCGCCCGCCCTTGAAGGAAGCCGTTGTTGATGAATCAGCCCGCCACCAAAGTCCTGGTTATTGGTTATGTCTGGCCGGAGCCCCGTTCCTCGGCCGCCGGCGGGCATATGATGCAGATTCTCGAGAGCTTTCTTACGCAAGGTTGGGACATTACCTTCAGCAGCCCAGCCACTGTCGGCGAACACAAGGCCGACCTGCCCGCGCTGGGCATCACCGAATGCGCCATCGAGCTCAATAGCAGCAGTTTCGATGATTTTGTCCGCGAGTTGGCCCCGGATATCGTGCTGTTCGACCGCTTCATGATGGAGGAACAATTCGGCTGGCGCGTAGAAAAATGCTGCCCCGACGCCTTGCGGGTGCTGGAAACCTCCGACCTGCAAAGCCTGCGGGACGCCCGTCAGCAACGTTTGAAGGAGCACCTGAAGGCCCAGCCCGACGGCGATGATTTCTCCGCGCTCTTCACCGCCGACCTGCAGTACGAATTTCAACTGATGGCCGACACCGACCTGGCCAAGCGCGAGATCGCCGCGATTTACCGCTGTGATATCAGCCTGATGATCTCCGACGTGGAAATCCGCCTGCTCACCGAGTACTTCAAAGTACCCGCGGCCCTGCTGCACTGGTGCCCGCTGATGCTGCAGCCGCCGACCGAGGCCTTTGCGCCGTTTGAAGACCGCGCACACTTTCTCAGCATCGGTAACTTCCGCCACGCGCCCAACTGGGATGCGGTGCTCTGGATGAAAAACCGTCTGTGGCCGCTGATCCGCCAGCAATTGCCGGGCGCTCAGCTGCATATCTACGGGGCCTACACCCCGCCCAAGGCCACCGCCCTGCACAACCCGGCGCAGGGTTTTCATGTGATGAACTGGGCTGAGGATGCCCTGCAGGTGATGACGGCTGCGCGTATCTGCCTGGCGCCATTGCGCTTTGGCGCCGGCATCAAGGGCAAGCTGGCGGATGCGATGCTCTGCGGCACGCCCAACATCACCACGCCGATCGGCGCCGAAGCCATGGGCGATGAGCACCCTTGGCCCGGCGCTATCGGGCAGAGCGCCGAGGCGCTGGCCACTGCCGCCGTCAGCCTGTACCAGGACCGCGCACGCTGGACCGAAGCCCAGGAACTCGGCCGTCAGCTCCTGGCCCGCCGCTATGACCAGAACCTCCACGGGTCGGCCCTGGTGGCATGCCTGGAACACTGCCGCAGCCGCCTCGGCGCCCATCGCCGGGATAACTTCACCGGCAGCATGCTGCGTCACCATGCCCATAAAAGTACGCAGTACATGTCCCAGTGGATCGAGGCGAAAAACCGCACCGTGTAAACACCGAGGCTGGCGAGGTAGCGCGCAAGGGGGCATTATCCTACGCAGCAACCACAATAAAGCGACGGCAGCATGACCCGAGCAGCGCGAATCACCGACCCTTCCTACGAGCTGATGGACGATCACAACGGTCTGTCCATCATCTATCGCCAACACGGCTTCCCCTGCCCACTGGTGCGCTGGCATTTCCACAAGGAATACGAGCTGCACCTGATCGTCGCAAGCTCCGGCAAGGTGTTTATCGGCGACTACATCGGTAACTTCTACCCCGAAAGCCTGTTCCTCACCGGGCCGAACCTGCCTCATAACTGGATCAGCCAGGTCGAGGAAGAGGAAGTGGTGCCCAAGCGCGACATGCTGGTGAATTTCACCGATGAGCTGTTCGAAAGCGGCAGCCATATTTTCGCCGAACTCAAGAGCCTGGCGCCGTTGCTGGAACGGGCGCAGTACGGCATCGAATTCCGTTGCAAAAAGACCATCGCCCAGGCCATGACCCTGATGCAACGCATCGAGGACGCCCAGGGCATGGCGCGCCTCGGGCACTTTTTTATCCTGCTGGAAGTGCTCAGCGCGTGTGAGGACTACCAGTTGCTGTCCGGCGTAAACACACCGCAACTGGCCGACGAACACAGCGTCGACCGTACCAACCGTGCGGTGGATTACATCTTCGCCCACTACGCACGGGAGCTGCCCCTGGAGGAAGTGGCCGAACACCTGGGGATGAAGCCGACGTATTTCTCCCGCGTGTTCAAGCAGGCCACCGGGCGCACGTTTATCGAGTTCGTCAATCGATTGCGCATCAGCAAATCCTGCGAGTTGCTGGCCGATGGCGATAAAGCGGTGACGGATGTGTGCTTTGAATCGGGGTTCAACAATATCTCCAACTTCAACCGGCGCTTCCAGCAACTCAAGGGCATGACGCCCTCCCACTACCGGCGCCTGGCGGTGCAGCGGCTCACAGAACAAAAGCCGGCCTAAGGTTTACACGCAATATGCGGCAATGAATCAAGCCAACCGTCACGTCCTACATCGGAACCTGCCTCCTCCTTCAGCCACTCAACGAGCACATCCGCCCTCCTTCCTACGATGGAGAGGCTGTTTTAAAGGCGCAGGCATAAGGAAGATCCGATGATTACCGTTCATCCAGCCCAGACACTCTCCTACCTCACCCGAGCCGAACCGAGCTTGCCCGTGACACCTTTGGACTCGGTGACATCCCACGTCATCGCGCTTTTTCAAAGTCGGTTGACTGACGCTCAAGCTGGCCCTGCACCCACACACTTGAAGGGCCCCGGGGCGCAAACCCAACAGCGGATCGAACACTTGCTCAGGTTTGCGATAGCACCAGAACAACCCAGTCTGGCCGAGCAAATCAGCAAGTTGATTGAAAATACCCCCTCGCCACTGACTGACCAATCGCTGAGCAATAAAGTAGCGGCACTGCTTAATCAACCTAGCGCGCTCGATTCGCAAAAAACCTATAAAGAGCTCATCCGGCAACTACTCGAAGACTCACCCACCAGTGCACCGAACATTCGAGCGGTGCGGCCTCGCGTGCCGCGACATGCCCTTGATGCCCATTCGGCAACCGCCCCACATACGTCACCCGTAAGGCAGTTCGCCGATGCGTTGGTCGACCGTGGTGACCGACAGTTGGCCATGAATATCGCCAATAGCTTGGTCCGCCAGCGCCTCGCTTTCGAGAGCGGCGATGATGCAGATGTCGATGGAAAGGCTGCCATCCCGCCTGACTCTACCTTCGGTCAGGCCTTGGGCGAACTGGGTGACGCGTTGAATTCGGAGCCTTTCAAATCGTTTGCCGAAACTCACCTGATCGATATTTCCAATGCAGCCTTCACTACCTCTGGTGATCTGTACGATTTCAAGGATGGCAAGATCAAGCAATACTCCCTCGCGCGGGACAGCGAATGGGCCGCCGCTTCCGCTGCGGTCCTGGCCGCATTAAAAAAAGTGTGTAAGGGGCACTTTGTCGGGATACATGGCTACGATCGAAACTACGCACCGGCTGCTCAGGTCGCCTGGTTCTACGGTATGGAACAGGGCAACATCCGAGGTTCAGAGACGTTATCCAACATCAACCAATTGATGCGCAACGGGACATTCAACGCGCTCAGCAACACTGACCCGCTCTACGCGAAACACTACGCCCCCATCAAACAACGCCAACGGGACGCCAGCCAACGAATCGCGGATTTACCGCTGCCGCAGCTGAAGCAGCGCCTGGCAGAATTTGCGCCTCCAAGCGTTTCACAAAATGTTCAAGAGGCTGACCGGGCCATCGCAGAACAATGCAATCGGGGGCTGCTGAAGCTGCTGCTCAACCCCCAAGACAGTGACTATGAATCGCCGGTCATGCTCAAGGAGATTCCAGAGTATTCGACGTTCAACCAGGCGCGTAAAAACCTCCTGACTGCATTGACCGGCAGTGTTTTCACAACGTTTGCGCAAGATAATCAGATTGACCCCACCAGCATCAGCATCCACCCCATAACCGGTGAGCTGAACGGCAAGAAAAAAGGTATCGAGACCACCATTAGCTTGAACGATATTTCAGGCTGGAGTGATGTCTGGGAAGAAGTAAGGGATGCCGTCCAACAAATGGCAGCGGGATCGGACACCCCTGTTCAATACCCGACCCCGTCCTCCGCCAAACTGAATGACATCCTGAATTTCTATCACGAACCGGTTCCGCGCCAACTAGACGCCAGCCAGACCAACTGGCAGCGACTTAACCTCGTGTCGGTGCTGGAGCGCAGTGACGCCCTGGCCAACAACCACGGTTTTAATGCGCTGATCAACAGCGACGCCGACGATACCCGCTCCACCGCCGTGCGCGAAAGCCAACAGACCATTATCCGGCAACTCGCCGGAACGTCCGTGCCGCTCTCGCCCCTTGAAACCCTGGCCGCCGCTGTCGCCCCCCGTGTGGATACGCAGGTGGAGCCAGAAGATGCCTCGGCCAGCGCCGAGAGCGCACTGGCGGTCGCCGTGCACCGTGTGATGCTTGAACTGAACACCAACCCGACCGGTGCTACGTCAAAAATGATCGAGCCGATACCGGCCAACAGCCTGTTCGGCCAGTGGTGGGCCCAACTGGGCAACGCCCTCAAAGGGCGCGGCCTTGCCGAGTGGGCGCGGCAAGAGTCTGTCGAGCTGGCGTCGCTGCGTTTCGATCCCGTGGAAAAAGCGCTGTTCGGCAAGGTCAATGGGTTTGATCAACGGTTTCCCCTCTTTGCTTTCGCAAACACCTACCCCGAGTACCTCGATGCCCTCACCGCGGTGACGAACGCAGCCCAGGCACTGGCTGCCAACGGCAAGCCGCTCACGCTGTCCCTCAGCCTGGACAACCGGGCGCCGTACGAATATGTATCCAGCTTTTATGGGATTGATAACAGCAACTTCGCCAGCCCTGCATTTGCCGCCAGCACCGCCCTGATCGGGCGTACTCAGAACTTCCCCGAGCACGTGCAAAACCCGGCGAAAAGCCTGGAGCAGTTGCACCGGCAAAAGACCGCGCTGGGTGATAGCAATGATCGTCATGCGCTCATTAACCAGCTCAAACACGCAAGTATCGAAAATGACGACACCACTCGCTTCGTTGTCGATCCAAATTCTTCTTACCAGCCCAAAGGCGTCACCACGGTCAAAAGCTTCCTGGCGGGCCAGGGTTTGTATGGCGTCAGCCAGCCGGCCGAGACCGAAAACCTGTTAAAGGCACTGCAGACCCCCATGCCGCAGAGCCCGCCGCTGGGCAATAGCTGGGGTTTTCTCTCAACCCCCGCCCCCTCAGCCAGGAACAGCGCGACCAGGTCAACCAGCTTGTTGCCGCGCACACAGCATCCAGCGGCAGCCTGCTGGATCATCTGAGCGCGGCGGTGCAGAACCTCAGCACTCATCCTGTGACTCGCTTGGAACAGCTGCTTTCCAGCCCCAGGGCACAGGCACTGGGCATGGAGCTACAAACGCAGCTTAAGGGGTTCCCTACGCCCATCAGCGTCAAGCAGTGGCTCTTTACGGCCCTGGTGCTCAACCTGGACCCGCAGGCCGGCAATCAGCGCAACGCACTGGCGGGCTTTGATTTTATGGACAGGGAGAACGTCGGAAAAACGGCGCAGGCAATCTCCGAGTCGTTCACGCAGCACCTGGTGCAACGCCATAAAGTGTCATCCGCCAATGCCGGGATCGCCGCCCACTTGCTGTTGGCCGGCAAGGCGCCACAGTTTTTGCTGAAGGGTCTGCCGGACACGCTCGTATATGGCACCCCCGAATGGGTCAGCCTGCACACAGCAGTGAACCGTATTGAGCAGCTTGCCCCAGGTGCGGCAGCCGGTATGACCTACGGGCAAGTCATGGCCCTGCACCAGATAAAACCGCTGTCCAAAGCCGAAGAAAAACAATTGCTCAGGGCTCAGATGAACCCGCTGATCGACTGGGGCGTGATTAACCATGTCATCCCCAAA
The genomic region above belongs to Pseudomonas poae and contains:
- a CDS encoding MdtA/MuxA family multidrug efflux RND transporter periplasmic adaptor subunit, which produces MVDHSMQSSPRKSRRWLFGLLVLLVIAALCWKFWPGSQKDGAAQKPAGHAGKSGMMRPGFGGSTGPIPVRVAPAVLGEFPVYYKALGTVTALNTINVRSRVGGELVKIAFEEGQMVKAGDLLAEIDPRSYQNALLQAQGTLMQNQAQLKNAQVDVERYRGLYAQDSIAKQTLDTAEALVLQYQGTVKTNQGAVDDAKLNLEFTRIRAPISGRVGLRQVDVGNLVAANDTTFLAVITQTQPISVAFTLPENTLETVLARYHAGNKLPVEAWDRGDVKQQATGVLQSLDNQIDVTTGTLKFKARFDNKDQALFPNQFVNVHLLADTLHNVVLAPSAAIQFGNTGTFVYVLDGDKKVKVQPLVVGDTDGDNTVIKEGLKAGDRVVLEGTDRLKDGSEIEVVNDSSEVPTTPTEHLQGKPAAKGETGTTAGKAQKVGS
- a CDS encoding glycosyltransferase, translating into MNQPATKVLVIGYVWPEPRSSAAGGHMMQILESFLTQGWDITFSSPATVGEHKADLPALGITECAIELNSSSFDDFVRELAPDIVLFDRFMMEEQFGWRVEKCCPDALRVLETSDLQSLRDARQQRLKEHLKAQPDGDDFSALFTADLQYEFQLMADTDLAKREIAAIYRCDISLMISDVEIRLLTEYFKVPAALLHWCPLMLQPPTEAFAPFEDRAHFLSIGNFRHAPNWDAVLWMKNRLWPLIRQQLPGAQLHIYGAYTPPKATALHNPAQGFHVMNWAEDALQVMTAARICLAPLRFGAGIKGKLADAMLCGTPNITTPIGAEAMGDEHPWPGAIGQSAEALATAAVSLYQDRARWTEAQELGRQLLARRYDQNLHGSALVACLEHCRSRLGAHRRDNFTGSMLRHHAHKSTQYMSQWIEAKNRTV
- a CDS encoding AraC family transcriptional regulator, producing MTRAARITDPSYELMDDHNGLSIIYRQHGFPCPLVRWHFHKEYELHLIVASSGKVFIGDYIGNFYPESLFLTGPNLPHNWISQVEEEEVVPKRDMLVNFTDELFESGSHIFAELKSLAPLLERAQYGIEFRCKKTIAQAMTLMQRIEDAQGMARLGHFFILLEVLSACEDYQLLSGVNTPQLADEHSVDRTNRAVDYIFAHYARELPLEEVAEHLGMKPTYFSRVFKQATGRTFIEFVNRLRISKSCELLADGDKAVTDVCFESGFNNISNFNRRFQQLKGMTPSHYRRLAVQRLTEQKPA